The following proteins are co-located in the Pontiella desulfatans genome:
- a CDS encoding sulfite exporter TauE/SafE family protein — protein sequence MEFLNAYSFLDLFWIGLSLFLIGMSKGGFPVGAVALPILILVWPAQAQAARAAVGFMLPMLCLMDLVALFFYWRKVQWGRLVYLMPATVLGVVVASYLFVSDSAMIAVSDKALKILIGALGIVFVIYFATKKWILRHIHASEPTWGKGAVFGFAAGITSTLAHAAGPVMQMYLLPQQLEKKKFAGTSCAFFWMLNLIKLIPFAMLGRIQPDNLKLGGVLLPVVPLGVALGWWLTHKTEQKHYTILIYAVLLITSVTLILKAL from the coding sequence ATGGAATTCCTGAATGCCTACAGTTTCCTCGACCTGTTCTGGATCGGGCTGAGTCTCTTTCTCATTGGGATGAGCAAGGGCGGGTTTCCGGTCGGGGCGGTGGCCCTGCCGATCCTGATCCTGGTTTGGCCGGCTCAGGCGCAGGCGGCGCGTGCCGCCGTTGGGTTCATGCTTCCGATGCTGTGCCTGATGGATCTCGTGGCGCTATTCTTCTATTGGCGCAAGGTGCAATGGGGACGTTTGGTCTACCTGATGCCTGCCACGGTTCTGGGCGTGGTGGTGGCGAGCTACCTGTTTGTTTCGGATTCCGCCATGATTGCGGTATCCGACAAGGCGCTGAAAATCCTGATCGGCGCGCTGGGCATTGTTTTTGTGATCTACTTCGCGACCAAGAAATGGATTCTGCGGCACATCCATGCCTCGGAACCCACGTGGGGCAAGGGGGCGGTGTTCGGATTCGCGGCGGGCATCACCTCCACCCTGGCGCATGCCGCCGGGCCGGTGATGCAGATGTATTTGCTGCCCCAGCAGCTGGAGAAGAAAAAGTTCGCCGGAACCAGCTGTGCCTTTTTCTGGATGCTCAACCTGATCAAGCTAATCCCGTTCGCCATGCTCGGCCGAATCCAACCCGACAACCTGAAGCTGGGCGGCGTGTTGCTGCCGGTGGTTCCGCTGGGGGTGGCGCTGGGCTGGTGGCTCACCCATAAAACGGAACAGAAGCACTACACGATCCTGATCTATGCCGTGCTGCTGATCACCTCGGTCACCCTGATCCTCAAGGCGCTTTAG
- the tpx gene encoding thiol peroxidase has protein sequence MASITLKGNPFSTVGDLPAVGSAAPAFTAVKTDLSECDLSDLAGKKVVLNIFPSIDTGVCAASTHRFNKEAGALENTVVVCVSVDLPFALGRFCGAEGLEDVVPVSVFRNPEFGSGYGVTIADGPLAGLLSRSVVVIDEAGKVVYTEQVPETTDEPNYEAALAAL, from the coding sequence ATGGCTTCAATCACTTTAAAGGGAAATCCGTTCAGCACCGTTGGCGACCTGCCTGCTGTTGGTAGCGCTGCTCCGGCCTTCACCGCAGTAAAAACCGATCTTTCCGAATGTGACCTGTCCGATCTGGCGGGCAAGAAAGTTGTTCTGAACATTTTCCCCAGCATCGATACCGGTGTATGCGCCGCCTCCACCCACCGCTTCAACAAAGAAGCCGGCGCGCTGGAAAACACGGTGGTCGTCTGCGTATCGGTCGACCTCCCCTTTGCCCTGGGGCGCTTCTGCGGAGCAGAAGGTCTTGAGGATGTTGTTCCCGTCTCCGTTTTCCGCAACCCGGAATTTGGAAGCGGCTATGGCGTAACCATAGCCGACGGCCCCTTGGCCGGCCTGCTTTCCCGCTCGGTCGTCGTCATCGACGAAGCCGGCAAAGTGGTCTACACCGAACAGGTGCCCGAAACCACCGACGAACCCAACTACGAGGCCGCACTGGCAGCGTTATAA
- the istB gene encoding IS21-like element helper ATPase IstB, whose translation MSAQTSSHVLLEHYLKTLKLPSILREHRKMASVCQAEGADYSTYLLRLIEQEIHDREQRAAERRLKSARFPVVKTLDSFRFEEQPSINQPLVRELAHGEFIKERENVLLIGNSGTGKTHLATALAFAACQMGFKVRFFGVTALVTQLLERREERQLDRFFKQLERSDLLVLDELGYVPFSKLGAELLFEVVSRAYERTSLVVTTNLPFESWTEVLGSQRLTGALLDRLTHRVHILEANGESFRLQDSLRRRGQRQKTKKP comes from the coding sequence ATGAGTGCACAGACCTCGTCACACGTACTGCTGGAGCACTACCTCAAAACGCTCAAGCTGCCGAGTATCCTGCGGGAGCACCGCAAGATGGCCTCGGTCTGCCAGGCCGAAGGGGCCGACTACTCGACCTACCTGCTGCGGCTCATCGAACAGGAGATTCATGACCGGGAACAACGGGCCGCCGAACGCCGGCTCAAGTCCGCCCGTTTCCCCGTCGTGAAAACCCTCGATAGCTTCCGGTTCGAGGAGCAGCCATCGATCAACCAGCCGCTAGTGCGGGAGCTTGCCCACGGCGAGTTTATCAAGGAGCGGGAGAACGTATTGCTGATCGGCAACAGCGGAACCGGAAAAACCCACCTCGCCACCGCCTTGGCGTTCGCCGCCTGCCAGATGGGCTTCAAGGTGCGGTTCTTCGGCGTCACCGCCCTGGTCACGCAGTTGCTCGAACGCCGGGAGGAAAGGCAGCTTGACCGGTTCTTCAAGCAACTCGAGCGCTCCGACCTGCTCGTTCTCGATGAACTCGGCTACGTTCCGTTCTCCAAGCTGGGGGCTGAACTGCTTTTCGAAGTCGTCAGCCGGGCCTACGAACGCACCAGCCTCGTGGTGACCACGAACCTGCCCTTCGAATCATGGACGGAGGTGCTGGGCTCCCAGCGGCTTACCGGAGCCTTGCTCGACCGCCTGACCCACCGGGTCCATATCCTCGAGGCCAATGGTGAAAGCTTCAGGTTGCAGGACTCATTGCGCCGCCGGGGACAGCGGCAGAAAACAAAGAAACCGTAG
- the hisB gene encoding imidazoleglycerol-phosphate dehydratase HisB, giving the protein MEQSRTSHIERNTKETQIDLSLNIDGKANYDISTGVPFFDHMLDLLAKHALLDLKIKATGDIDVDYHHLVEDVGIVLGEAFNEALGDRKGINRYGFWVLPMDEAQAQAEVCLDLGGRPFFVYKMEHEQKYIRDFDVTIIKHFWRSFCDSAKMNLHIELKFGEDLHHCIEAVFKSAARALRVACDSDPRALDLIPSSKGRIGA; this is encoded by the coding sequence ATGGAACAGTCCCGCACCTCCCACATTGAACGCAACACCAAGGAAACGCAGATCGACCTCTCGTTGAACATCGACGGGAAGGCGAACTATGACATTTCCACCGGGGTTCCGTTTTTCGACCACATGCTCGACCTGCTGGCCAAGCATGCCCTGCTCGACCTCAAGATCAAGGCCACCGGCGACATCGACGTGGACTACCACCATCTGGTCGAAGACGTCGGCATTGTTCTGGGCGAAGCCTTCAACGAAGCGCTCGGCGACCGCAAGGGCATCAACCGCTACGGCTTCTGGGTGCTGCCGATGGATGAGGCACAGGCCCAGGCCGAGGTCTGCCTCGATCTGGGCGGACGCCCCTTCTTCGTCTACAAGATGGAGCACGAGCAAAAATATATCCGCGATTTCGATGTTACCATCATCAAGCATTTCTGGCGCTCGTTCTGCGACTCCGCCAAAATGAACCTGCACATTGAACTCAAGTTCGGTGAAGACCTGCACCACTGCATCGAGGCTGTCTTCAAGTCCGCCGCCCGCGCCCTGCGCGTCGCGTGCGATTCCGATCCCCGCGCCCTCGACCTCATCCCGTCGAGCAAAGGCCGCATCGGGGCTTGA
- the istA gene encoding IS21 family transposase: MQWWTDIRRKVLVEGVSKRQVKAEYRIHTKTLEKILAHPKPPGYRMAQPRPKPMIGPFLGRIDEILRQDRELPKKQRHTAKRIFDRLKEEGYTGGYTQVKDAVRNARVRLKDVYIPLAHRPGEAQMDFGYALAKINGQLRKVAFFVMSLPYSDAVYVQAYEKICTEVFWDGHVRAFTFFDGVPCRISYDNERVMVAKVMKRHQRKLTDGFLQLQSHYLFKEHFCNVARGNEKGVVESMVRYTRSNFMVPVPEVRSFDELNRMLEERCREELGRKLRGKDGTKGQLLADERGRFIDLPVVPFESCRVRTCTASSLSLVRFDGNDYSVPVRYAHYETVVKGYIDRIVVCRGDECIAEHPRLWGKAGVHFNPVHYLALLERKPGGLDHARPLEDWKLPSCFRDLRSRLEADLDGEGTREYIKVLRLLEKHSPKELARAVEQGLRCGASSRDAIAQFLIPRPEWRCTRFNLDGHEHLRHVQVASADVADYNRLLGQEVGA; this comes from the coding sequence ATGCAATGGTGGACCGATATCAGACGAAAGGTGCTTGTTGAAGGCGTCAGCAAGCGACAGGTTAAGGCCGAGTACAGGATTCACACCAAGACGCTGGAGAAGATTCTGGCGCACCCCAAGCCTCCGGGATACCGGATGGCCCAGCCGAGGCCGAAGCCCATGATCGGGCCGTTTCTCGGTCGGATCGACGAGATTCTCCGGCAGGACCGGGAGTTGCCAAAAAAGCAACGGCATACGGCCAAGCGGATTTTTGATCGCCTGAAAGAGGAAGGATACACCGGCGGGTATACGCAGGTGAAAGATGCCGTGCGCAACGCCCGGGTGCGTCTGAAGGATGTCTACATTCCGCTGGCCCATCGGCCCGGAGAGGCGCAGATGGATTTCGGCTATGCCCTCGCTAAAATAAACGGCCAGCTTCGGAAGGTCGCATTTTTTGTGATGAGCCTGCCGTATTCGGATGCGGTTTATGTGCAGGCCTACGAAAAGATCTGCACGGAGGTTTTCTGGGATGGGCATGTGAGGGCCTTCACCTTTTTCGATGGCGTACCCTGCCGTATCAGCTACGACAACGAGCGGGTGATGGTGGCCAAGGTGATGAAGCGCCACCAACGCAAGCTCACCGACGGGTTCCTCCAGCTCCAGAGCCACTATCTGTTCAAGGAACACTTCTGCAACGTGGCCCGAGGTAACGAAAAGGGCGTGGTCGAATCGATGGTGCGCTATACTCGTTCCAACTTCATGGTTCCGGTGCCGGAGGTTCGTAGCTTTGATGAGCTCAACCGCATGCTTGAAGAGCGTTGCCGGGAGGAGCTTGGGCGTAAACTGCGGGGCAAGGACGGAACGAAGGGGCAGTTGCTGGCCGATGAGCGTGGCCGTTTTATTGATCTGCCGGTCGTGCCGTTCGAGTCCTGCCGGGTGCGAACCTGCACCGCCAGCTCCTTGTCGCTCGTGCGTTTCGACGGCAACGATTATTCGGTGCCCGTGCGCTACGCCCACTACGAAACGGTGGTCAAGGGCTATATCGACCGGATTGTGGTCTGCCGGGGCGATGAATGCATCGCCGAACATCCCCGGTTGTGGGGCAAGGCCGGCGTCCATTTCAACCCCGTGCACTATCTCGCACTGCTCGAACGCAAGCCCGGCGGGCTCGACCACGCCCGGCCATTGGAAGACTGGAAACTGCCATCCTGCTTTCGGGATCTGCGCAGCAGGCTGGAGGCCGATCTCGATGGCGAAGGAACCCGGGAGTACATCAAGGTGCTGCGTCTGCTCGAAAAGCATTCACCCAAGGAACTGGCCCGGGCCGTTGAGCAGGGGCTGCGTTGCGGGGCCTCCTCCCGAGACGCCATTGCCCAGTTCCTCATTCCCCGGCCGGAATGGCGATGCACCCGGTTCAACCTGGATGGACACGAGCATCTACGCCACGTGCAGGTCGCCAGCGCAGATGTGGCCGATTACAATCGCCTGCTCGGACAGGAGGTGGGCGCATGA
- a CDS encoding citrate synthase, whose translation MNEKAILKYNGKELELDTITGSEGEVGIDITQLRAKTGMITLDPGYGNTGSCTSDITFINGEKGILQYRGYAIEELAEKSTFMETAYLVLYGQLPTQAQLSAFEKEISGEAYLHYGMKSHFEGFPDNAPPMAVLSAMLNILSCYNTDLLTTATEGPKFTEPAAKIISKVRAIAAWAYRTSKGKPFMPPRPDLSYSGNFLHLMFSQTFDMYEPLPEVERALDLFLILHADHEQNCSTSTVRMVGSSHASLFSAVSAGVGALWGPLHGGANCEVIKMLTHIHQDGISPHDFVEKAKDKNSPEKLMGFGHRVYKSFDPRAKILKGQVDNVLKALNVSDPLLDIAYELEEMARSEDYFKERNLYPNVDFYSGILLRAIGIPVDMFTVLFAIGRMPGWIANWREMHQQSLRISRPRQIYTGETLRAYTPMDQR comes from the coding sequence ATGAATGAAAAAGCAATCCTGAAATACAACGGCAAGGAACTGGAACTGGATACAATCACCGGTAGCGAAGGCGAAGTGGGGATCGACATCACCCAGTTGCGCGCGAAGACCGGCATGATCACGCTGGATCCGGGCTATGGCAACACCGGGTCGTGCACGTCCGACATCACCTTCATCAATGGTGAAAAAGGCATTCTGCAATACCGCGGCTATGCGATCGAGGAGCTGGCCGAGAAATCGACCTTCATGGAAACCGCCTACCTCGTGCTGTATGGCCAGTTGCCGACCCAGGCGCAGCTGTCCGCCTTCGAAAAAGAGATCTCGGGCGAGGCGTATCTGCACTACGGCATGAAGAGCCACTTCGAAGGGTTCCCGGACAATGCGCCGCCGATGGCCGTGCTTTCGGCCATGCTCAACATTCTTTCGTGCTACAACACCGACCTGCTGACCACCGCCACGGAGGGGCCGAAGTTCACCGAGCCCGCGGCGAAGATCATCTCCAAGGTGCGGGCGATCGCGGCCTGGGCCTACCGCACGTCGAAGGGCAAGCCCTTCATGCCGCCGCGCCCCGACCTCAGCTACAGCGGCAACTTCCTGCACCTGATGTTTTCGCAGACGTTCGACATGTATGAGCCGTTGCCCGAAGTGGAGCGCGCGCTCGATCTCTTCCTGATCCTGCACGCCGACCACGAGCAAAACTGCTCCACCTCCACCGTGCGCATGGTCGGCAGCTCGCACGCCAGTCTGTTCAGCGCGGTTTCCGCCGGGGTCGGTGCGCTATGGGGCCCGCTGCACGGCGGCGCCAACTGCGAAGTGATCAAGATGCTGACCCATATCCATCAGGACGGCATCAGCCCGCACGACTTTGTGGAAAAGGCGAAGGACAAAAACTCGCCTGAAAAGCTGATGGGTTTCGGCCACCGCGTCTACAAGAGTTTCGACCCCCGCGCCAAGATCCTGAAGGGGCAGGTCGACAACGTGCTCAAGGCACTGAACGTCAGCGATCCATTGCTCGACATTGCCTACGAACTTGAGGAGATGGCGCGTTCCGAGGACTACTTCAAGGAACGCAACCTCTACCCCAACGTCGATTTCTACAGCGGCATCCTGCTGCGCGCGATCGGCATTCCGGTGGACATGTTCACCGTGCTTTTTGCCATTGGCCGCATGCCGGGCTGGATCGCCAACTGGCGCGAGATGCATCAGCAGAGCCTGCGCATCAGCCGCCCGCGCCAGATCTACACCGGCGAAACGCTCCGCGCCTACACGCCGATGGATCAGAGATAG
- the sucD gene encoding succinate--CoA ligase subunit alpha, translating into MAILVNKGSKIIVQGITGSEGGFHAGQCLEYGGNVVGGVTPGKGGQTALEGKVPVFNSCAEARKATGANVSLIFVPPPFAADAIMEAAAAGIELIVCITEGIPVAQMVEVKAFVDQTGSRFIGPNCPGILTPGEAKVGIMPGFIAKKGRIGVISKSGTLTYEAVDQLVKEGYGQSTCIGIGGDPIIGTTMKELLDMFEHDPETDAVVMIGEIGGSMEIEAAKFARSNVSKPVIGFIAGQTAPPGRRMGHAGAIVSGADESAAAKKKLMAECGIHVVESPADIGRAVKSALKHIEIGVEL; encoded by the coding sequence ATGGCTATTTTGGTTAATAAAGGTTCGAAGATCATCGTGCAGGGCATCACGGGCTCCGAAGGGGGTTTCCATGCGGGGCAGTGCCTGGAATACGGCGGCAACGTGGTGGGCGGGGTGACGCCAGGGAAAGGTGGCCAGACCGCGCTCGAGGGCAAGGTTCCGGTATTCAACAGCTGTGCGGAGGCGCGCAAGGCGACCGGCGCCAACGTCTCGCTCATTTTTGTTCCGCCGCCGTTCGCGGCCGACGCCATCATGGAAGCCGCCGCCGCAGGCATCGAACTGATCGTCTGCATTACGGAAGGCATTCCGGTTGCGCAGATGGTCGAGGTGAAGGCCTTCGTCGACCAGACCGGCTCCCGTTTCATTGGCCCCAACTGCCCGGGCATCCTCACGCCGGGCGAGGCGAAGGTGGGCATCATGCCGGGCTTCATTGCGAAGAAGGGGCGGATCGGAGTCATCTCGAAATCCGGCACGCTGACCTACGAGGCGGTCGACCAGCTGGTGAAGGAAGGCTACGGCCAGTCGACCTGCATCGGCATCGGCGGAGACCCGATCATCGGAACCACGATGAAGGAGCTGCTGGACATGTTCGAGCACGATCCGGAAACCGATGCGGTTGTGATGATCGGGGAGATCGGTGGCTCGATGGAGATCGAGGCGGCCAAGTTTGCGCGGTCGAATGTCAGCAAGCCGGTGATCGGCTTCATTGCGGGGCAGACCGCGCCGCCGGGCCGACGCATGGGGCATGCCGGGGCCATTGTTTCGGGGGCGGACGAATCCGCCGCCGCAAAGAAGAAACTTATGGCCGAGTGCGGAATCCATGTTGTCGAGTCGCCGGCCGATATTGGGCGGGCCGTAAAGAGCGCATTAAAACACATAGAAATCGGAGTTGAACTATGA
- a CDS encoding thiamine pyrophosphate-dependent enzyme encodes MEGLKEYLTRKDFVSSSEVRWCPGCGDYAVLNSVQTVLPQLGIPKEKFVFVSGIGCSSRFPYYMDTFGFHSIHGRAPTIATGIKVANPELSVWVITGDGDGLSIGGNHLIHALRRNLDMNIILLNNRIYGLTKGQYSPTSVKGQITKTSPYGVIDEPINPLRIALASEATFIARALDTDPKHMSEVLKAGAEHSGTAFTEILQSCVIFNKKAWAEISDRSTREDRLLYLEQGKPLIFGEKRNKGIVLRGTDPVVVTIGEQGITKKDLVKHDMFREDPVYASMLTKMDYPDFPLPVGIFHAVKKPVYEEELEQQIKEVTALKGRRNLQALLRGSEYWTVSSQGKTIKRSSSISSLDNDESQVMDEQIHTLLKSTDPLTASLKTTVGRIFYDYDYKRSKMLSPRDSIATAIAHFKAARIECILVGDAKRLYGILSERDIIQNVVLTSIDRDRMPISAIMRPVYEIMDESNSIGDVINILSISGHRHVPIRLKDGGFGLVTIRQILRFIHDTVEQVEKKKDVTRDE; translated from the coding sequence ATGGAAGGTTTGAAGGAATATTTGACCCGTAAGGATTTCGTCTCCTCCTCCGAGGTGCGCTGGTGCCCCGGTTGTGGCGACTATGCCGTGCTCAACTCGGTGCAGACCGTTCTGCCGCAACTGGGCATCCCGAAGGAAAAGTTTGTGTTCGTCAGCGGCATTGGCTGCTCCAGCCGCTTCCCGTACTACATGGATACGTTCGGCTTCCACTCGATCCACGGCCGCGCGCCGACCATCGCCACCGGCATCAAGGTGGCGAATCCCGAGCTGTCGGTCTGGGTGATCACCGGCGATGGCGATGGACTGAGCATTGGCGGAAACCACCTGATCCACGCGTTGCGCCGCAATCTCGACATGAACATTATCCTGCTCAACAACCGCATCTACGGCTTGACCAAGGGGCAGTACAGCCCCACGTCGGTGAAGGGGCAGATCACCAAGACCAGTCCATACGGCGTGATCGACGAGCCGATCAATCCGCTGCGCATTGCGCTGGCTTCCGAGGCGACCTTCATTGCCCGCGCGCTCGACACCGACCCGAAGCATATGAGCGAAGTGCTCAAGGCCGGAGCGGAGCATTCGGGCACGGCGTTCACGGAAATCCTGCAAAGCTGCGTGATCTTCAACAAGAAGGCCTGGGCGGAAATTTCCGACCGATCCACCCGCGAAGACCGCCTGCTCTACCTGGAGCAGGGCAAGCCGCTGATCTTCGGCGAAAAGCGCAACAAGGGCATCGTCCTGCGCGGCACCGATCCCGTTGTCGTCACGATCGGCGAGCAGGGGATCACCAAGAAGGATCTGGTGAAGCACGACATGTTCCGCGAAGACCCGGTCTATGCCTCGATGCTGACCAAGATGGACTATCCCGACTTCCCGCTGCCGGTCGGCATCTTCCACGCGGTCAAGAAGCCGGTCTATGAAGAGGAGCTCGAGCAGCAGATCAAGGAAGTGACCGCGCTCAAGGGGCGGCGCAACCTTCAGGCGCTCTTGCGCGGGTCCGAATATTGGACGGTTTCGAGCCAGGGCAAAACCATCAAGCGCTCCAGTAGCATTAGCTCGCTGGACAATGATGAGTCGCAGGTGATGGACGAGCAGATCCACACGCTGCTCAAGTCCACCGACCCGCTGACCGCCAGCCTGAAGACCACCGTCGGCAGGATTTTCTACGACTACGACTACAAGCGTTCGAAAATGCTTTCCCCGCGCGACAGCATCGCCACGGCCATCGCCCACTTCAAGGCGGCGCGAATCGAGTGCATCCTCGTTGGCGATGCCAAGCGTCTCTACGGCATTCTCTCCGAACGCGACATCATCCAGAACGTCGTGCTCACCTCCATCGACCGCGACCGCATGCCGATCTCCGCGATCATGCGGCCGGTCTATGAGATCATGGACGAGTCGAATTCAATCGGCGACGTCATCAACATTCTCTCGATCAGCGGGCACCGGCATGTGCCGATCCGGTTGAAGGACGGCGGCTTTGGGTTGGTGACCATCCGCCAGATCCTGCGCTTTATCCACGATACCGTGGAACAGGTTGAAAAAAAGAAAGACGTAACGCGTGACGAGTAA
- a CDS encoding Hsp20/alpha crystallin family protein, producing MFTPVKRNNVVYADPFNHIFESFFGDANRCKPAPARLAPQFEIVETDDHYTVVAELPGIGKENVEIVVDENVLTVKGEKKAEERTEEKSYLFSERRYGSFERKFKLPDTVDQEAIKAGYENGVLTLTLPKKPEAKKPEPRRIEVKA from the coding sequence ATGTTCACACCGGTTAAAAGAAACAACGTGGTCTACGCCGATCCGTTCAACCATATCTTCGAATCCTTTTTCGGAGATGCCAACCGCTGCAAGCCGGCGCCGGCCAGGCTTGCACCGCAGTTTGAGATTGTGGAGACGGACGATCACTACACGGTGGTTGCGGAGCTGCCGGGCATCGGCAAGGAAAACGTCGAGATCGTGGTGGACGAGAATGTCCTGACGGTCAAGGGCGAAAAGAAGGCCGAAGAGAGGACGGAAGAAAAGAGCTATCTCTTCAGCGAGCGCCGCTACGGTTCGTTCGAGCGCAAGTTCAAGCTGCCGGATACGGTGGATCAGGAAGCGATCAAGGCCGGTTATGAAAACGGCGTGCTGACCCTCACCCTGCCGAAAAAACCCGAGGCCAAGAAACCGGAACCTCGAAGAATCGAGGTGAAAGCCTAG
- the sucC gene encoding ADP-forming succinate--CoA ligase subunit beta, with protein sequence MKIHEYQAKELLKGYGIPIQDGVTIEDVAQAEAAVDQVGAELGAEQFVIKAQIHAGGRGKGGGVKFSANRETALENIQNILGMTLITHQTGAEGRLVKKVLVAQALDIAKEFYAAITLDRAKGMDVFMVSSEGGMEIEEVARTSPEKIVKEWVVPGFGLRPFQARALVMALGLEGNAAKQAIGMFQKLYKLYRELDCSIVEINPLVVTGQGDLVALDAKINFDDNALYLHKEVAAMRDLDEEDPSEVEAAESNLNYIKLDGNVGCMVNGAGLAMATMDIIKQRGGSPANFLDVGGGANVETVKNGFRIILSDPNVKAVLINIFGGIVRCDRIANGIIEAVKELDLNVPVVVRLAGTNAEVAKELLAKSGVDLISADSFEDAAIKVVEAAKG encoded by the coding sequence ATGAAAATACATGAATACCAAGCCAAGGAGCTTCTGAAGGGTTACGGCATCCCGATTCAGGATGGCGTGACCATCGAGGATGTGGCGCAGGCCGAAGCCGCGGTCGACCAAGTCGGCGCCGAGCTCGGCGCCGAACAGTTTGTCATCAAGGCGCAGATCCATGCGGGTGGGCGCGGAAAAGGTGGCGGCGTCAAGTTTTCGGCCAACCGCGAGACCGCGCTCGAAAACATCCAGAACATTCTGGGCATGACGCTCATCACCCACCAGACCGGCGCCGAAGGGCGGTTGGTCAAGAAGGTGTTGGTTGCGCAGGCGCTCGACATCGCCAAGGAATTCTATGCGGCGATCACGCTCGACCGCGCCAAGGGCATGGATGTCTTCATGGTTTCGTCCGAGGGCGGCATGGAGATCGAAGAGGTTGCCAGGACGTCGCCGGAAAAGATTGTAAAGGAATGGGTGGTTCCCGGTTTCGGCCTCCGTCCATTCCAAGCCAGGGCGCTGGTGATGGCGCTGGGGCTGGAAGGCAACGCCGCCAAGCAGGCGATCGGCATGTTCCAGAAACTCTACAAGCTTTACCGCGAGCTCGACTGCTCCATTGTGGAAATCAATCCGCTGGTGGTGACCGGGCAGGGCGACCTGGTTGCGCTCGATGCCAAGATCAACTTCGACGACAACGCGCTCTACCTGCACAAGGAGGTTGCCGCAATGCGCGACCTCGACGAAGAGGACCCTTCCGAAGTGGAAGCCGCGGAATCCAACCTCAACTATATCAAACTCGATGGCAACGTCGGCTGCATGGTTAACGGCGCCGGACTTGCAATGGCGACCATGGACATCATCAAGCAGCGCGGCGGATCGCCGGCCAACTTCCTGGATGTCGGCGGCGGCGCGAATGTCGAGACCGTGAAAAACGGGTTCCGCATCATCCTCTCCGACCCGAATGTGAAGGCCGTGCTGATCAATATTTTCGGCGGCATCGTCCGCTGCGACCGCATCGCCAACGGCATCATCGAGGCGGTCAAGGAGCTCGACCTGAATGTGCCGGTGGTGGTTCGTCTCGCCGGCACCAATGCCGAGGTGGCGAAAGAGTTGCTGGCGAAGTCGGGGGTGGATCTCATTTCGGCGGACTCGTTCGAAGATGCCGCCATCAAGGTTGTGGAAGCCGCAAAAGGATAA